Sequence from the Castanea sativa cultivar Marrone di Chiusa Pesio chromosome 12, ASM4071231v1 genome:
TTTTATCTAAAAGGTTAGTTGACTTGTTAAACAAGGTGATTTTAGAGATTTTATGGGAAAATGGCATAATGAAAACTACCTCACAGTTGACTTCATTAGTAGCgtagattaaaaaaagaagcacAATCAACGAAATTCTTCGAATGCTGCAGTGTTCATGTACATTTGAAAATTACTCATTAGGAATTACAGTAGTGTCAACCACCTGGGTTTCAAAAGCACGAGAGAAGTTCTGCCCAAGATTATGGCTGGTTCCAGCCTGTAATGCCTTCCGATCACCCATCATGGCTTCAATTGTATAGGTCATAGAAGCACCAGCAAATGTTTCTACTCTAGATTTTCGACCTACAATAACAGGTATTGCAGCTTGCTCATAAGCAAATTTTGTATAGACACTAATCATCTGCATAGCCTGCAGTTCAGAAGCACCAagcattaaacaaaaaaactataCTTTGATACAGCTATCAAAGAGTAGTCATTATGCAAAGAAGATGCAAACCTCTTTCTCTGCCTCTTCTGGAGTGGCATGAGCAGTATGTCCCTCCTGCCAAAGAAATTCAAGAGTCCTCACAAAGGGTTTTGTGCGATGCTCCCACCTTGTGACATTCACCCACTGAACCAAATAAATTGTACCAAATAAGAAACAATAGTATGTAAATCTCGTCCCCCCCAACACCCCCGCCCCCTTTCAATGTAACTGGAGGCACTTCAAATGAGATGACATAGCTCTACCTGGTTAACCATGAGTGGAAGATCACGGTAACTATGAATCCATTGAGTGAACATGTGATTAACCATGGTTTCACTAGTAGGTCGAACCTGCCAGAGCCTCAGGAAGTGCAACAATCAAAGCCAAACCTTAGGTCATAGTCTTTTAAGAACTTAAGAAGGCGCATGCCTCAGTCAGATTATGATTAAAATCATCGTAGGAAAACAGTCATATATGTCAAGAAAATATAGGCCAAATGCGAGGTAGTTGAAGAGTGTATGTACCACAAGTTTTTCTTCAAGTTCCTTTCCTCCTCCAATTGTCACAAGAGCTAATTCAGGACTGAAGCCCTCAACATGGCTAGCCTCTTTCTCTATAAATGAGTATGGTATAAACTGCAATAGAAAATGAGGATACAATTCACTGACATCATTCAAAGAACTGTCAATTTCGAACAGCCAATTGCACAGGTATAGCCCCTTCCAGTCGACTTTACCCATCTGTAACTATGAGGCGTCAATAACCTCATTCAAGTTACAAGCCAAAAGCTTGTAACTTGATAGCCCTTTTGCAAAAAAGAACTCAACACTGAATCACAGATAGCTCATTTTGCAAGACAACAGAGTGAAAAATCAAGGTGCATCTATGCCCCCTCAATAGAAtatttcaaaagcaaaaaccATGAACTTTCTGATCAAATTGGTTAACTGAATTAAACTAAAAAACAGGATTTATATATTCATGTGCTTATCTTGAACAAATATATGAAGCTAAATATAAGAAAGTtaacataatcatatattaaTCAGAGCCACAACACACCTGTGGAAAATACATGTTACTGTGACCTGTTTCCTTGAACCTAACATTCAGATATTCctgaaaaaacaaaaccccccaaaaattttcactgtgaatccaaaaaatcaaaagaaatagttttcctttgCTCTTTTTTCTCGAGAAATGAAATTACATTGGGAAATAGAATTAACCTGAATCGCTTCCCAAATGGCATAACCGTAGGGTCGAATAACCATGGTGCCACGCACAGGACCATAGTCAGCGAGCTCAGCGTTCGCAATGACATCCAGGTACCAAGCGTTGAAGTCCTGCGACCGAGGCGTTATGACTCGGTCTCTGTCCGGGTTGACTCGGCTCTTCGCGTTGCTATCGACTCGTTGTTCCTCGCTCGCCGTCTCCGCAGCCGACGAGAATCGAGCAGCTAAcagcggcggcggcggcggcagCTGCTGAGACTGAAACCGGTGGCTCCGACTACGACGTAGAAACGCCGGAGATCTCCGCCGAAGAGAattggcggtggtggtggtgacgggagagaagagagaagtgagagaTGGGAGCCTCAGACTCAGAGACACCACCATTTTTACTGTGTTGAGTGTGCAAGTGaagaagagagagggagatgaGGTTTTGATATACCGTTTATTTGTTATCAGACTGTTCTGGTTTTGATAGgcccaaattgttttttttttttttttttttgagttgggGGCCCATCATGTTATGGAAGAAATGAAGCCCACAGCTAGTTTCATCCAAACTGAAATTTCAAGTACAAACCTTCCatcaaaacaacacaaaatctATGATACAAAGTTCAACAAGCAAAAAATCCATTCAAATTTCAACCAAAAGAGaattgaaacaacaacaacaactactaCTTAACAACTACTACTTGATAATGTTCACTTTGAAATATTTTCACTTCACACACCCAATGAGTTGGAAAAGTAAAAGTATATTATGTTTTCGCTTCATACGTTctttacaaaatagaaattttttttttttttttagtgttcgTGTTTCAAATTCaaccaaacaagtttttataCGTGGgactcaaaaaaattttgtttttaaaacatgAAACTAAGATGTGATTTTTATCCACATTATCCTCAGAgttcattttgatttttatcTACATTATCCTCAGAATTCATTAGCTTCGGAATACAATCCTTTCAATTCTAATTCATAGTTAATTTATTAGTGTATACATCATTAGATATGATTCGAAGTTAAACAGGCCTGCTTAGACGGTGTCTCTCTAAGATCCCCAGAGATATCTAACATCAACATTTGAGGTCCATGCTATTATGCTTGCCCTCAATATTCAAAAACATGTTAATACATTCttgaactaaaatgaaaaatccaGGACTAAAGCAAAAGATAGTTCTACAATCTCTGAGTTAGTCTGAATTGCCAACTCTCATAACAAATTAGATTAATCCAACTATGCTTCATTTTAAAATCATTCAGACATTCACCAACCAGCAATGAAATTCTGAACAAGGCAACATTCTATTACTTAACAAGCAGCTAAAACAAATTTCTGAACAAcgcaacaaagaagaaaaatattctttcTGGGGCTACAACCAGCAATGAAATTCTGAACAAGGCAACATTCAATTACTTAACAAGCCACAGCTAATACGATTCTAGAATATGAAAGTCTGCATTTCAATCCAtccaagagagagaggaagggaTAGAATTGTCATCACATTCTTGCCACAGATTGCATACTAGAGAACAAACATTTACACGAGAAATCAGTTCTTCGTCACTTCTGGAGTCTCCATCAACTTAAAATTGATGAAGTCGCAGTCCTTCCAGGGTGTGATATGATTCAGTGATCTTGGGGTTTTGAAAGGAGGTGGAGAGGCAGGCATGCCTGACAGCTCATGCTTCCAAGAAGACCCATCATCTTCAATCAGCAGCTCAGCCATCTCTTCAAACTCGAAGTACTTCAAGGGGCTTTCAGGCTGAACCAATAAAGGAGAGTAATTATTAAAGGCtcctcttgaagaaaaaaaaggttaagacaacaaaccaaaaatatataaaattttgtctAAGAGATGCCAACAAACCTTCAATTTACTGCACACTGGTGGTGCAGCACATGGAGATGCTAAGCACTTGGAAAGATCTAAACAGAAAACAATAAATCAATCAACAAACAAATTTCTAGGCAAAATTGCAAAGTTTAAGATATATACATGTTAACAAAGTTTGATTACCATTATCTAGTCCAACTGTCGTCAGAAATTCATCAATGTCCATAGCCTTAGTCAGTGCTTTGATGCATTCTTGATGATTGTGCAAGAATTGTTCCTCAGCAATAGGATGAAGTGCTTCCTGTGCTGCCACACTAAACTTCTGGTTAAGATTCTTCTTTGATGCCCCATACAGATGTGGCTTGCTAGAGTTTGAAATGTCAGAAAGCGCTTTCCTGGTACCAGTCTTCACCTTCTCTGAGGCTTTAGAGatgcttttctttttgcttgtaTCATTTCTTATTTGTGAGGCACCAGATTCTTCACCAATAAAAGTGAGATTCTTggaagttttcttttttggtgcaTGATTTAGATCAGGCTTCCCTGAGTTCGACAAATCACCAAGTGGTCTCCTTCCACCAAGACCTCCTTTCCCTTTCAGGACATTAGTCCTACTCCCAACAGAAGAACCTGCAAAATTGATATCATAAGGTTAGACCAACATAGCCCAAGAGATTAGTGGAGAGAAATGAGTAATTTAAAGCGTTGTACAAAAAACTTTGATAATGTACCATTgtggggaaaaagaaaattctgatCTTGAATCAGACGACCAGAATGCATTGCCATTCTCGATTTTTCAGGCAAAACTATAATCAACAGCCTGCAAAGCTTAGAAACCTATGAATGAGTAACCAAGCatatgaaatacaaaacaagTAGTAAGATGTGCATATGAAATACAGAGTAAAACCTAGGAAACAAAAATGAACGATCAAATAGCATCCAGAGCCCTCTACTAGCGGCATCCTAAGACTCCATCTTGTAAGATGTGCATCTAATCTTTGATTAGATGTATAGATAATGCTATTCACTTGCTTTCCATTTTTAGCAAATAGAAGATCCCAACCCAACCCCGCCCAACCAATTTCGATCTCCGATCAAACAGCATGACATTAAAAACACCAAACCAAGAAGATTTGAAGTATTCTTGTTACTAATAGTATCACCAACTGCTTCACCCTCCCTATATTTCTTACAAATTGCTAGAGAAATAGGCAAGAATTGAATTGTATTATTCTAACATTCTTAGTGCACAgatcaattacataaaataataccACATATTGTAGTTTCCCTAAAAGAATCATCTCCCCattcatcaaaaagaaaaacaagaccCATCTCCTACATCACCAAGAACAAGAACCCTCTATCACGACACTGCAAAAGCCagaaagaaattttgaaaaataacaacATTGTAATACCTATTCAGTAGGATTAAACTATTcccactttcttttcttttttaattttcttgggTACAAGGGGAGTGCcctaaataaagaaagaatcaaaggcttcaaatttataattatctttcttttcttcttcaatttttcttggcaaccaaacagagcatGGTTAATTTTTTCTACAATATTCAATTTCAGAAAAATGAAAGCATAAAAATATTCCGAAGAAGAAAATACACGAAACCCTAATAATCAGAACACACAAAAGAAAGCCCTTTCTCtaataagaaaaagataaatctTCTAATTTTCAAGCGTAAGCCCTAAGATCCtttagaaaatcaaaaaccctaataGGAAATTCCCAAAAACACGTTTcccttttgtttggttgttgagaaaatgGAACTTCGGTCTCTGATTTGATTCTTATCTAGACTTGATCAAGTGGAAACATTCAAGTTCATGAACCCTAAGTGATTAAACCCtacattaaatatataatttctttaacTAACTCACATTTTCTGGGCAACCAAACTCCTTTACCTTCtactttttatttgatattctttaaaaatttatctACTTTTCAATCAGAtcagaagaaaaaaaccaaaagaaataaaactaaGAAGGAGAACTCACAGATGGGTTTCAAGGAGGCGATCTTTCTCTCTTGTTTTAAGATTTTCTCGGGACTTTCTCGACAATTTTCTTGCGTTTTCTATGCGAATTCTCTGTTTCTTCTTGTAggcaaattttaaaaatgggtCTTTCAATTTGGTTGGTGCTATACATATATACAGAGGACTCCTTGGGTTCTAACGGTAACATTTTGTGCTTTTACATTATTGCCCCTCCCTGAGATAGTTACCGATTTAACGTGTCCATTCCTAAAAagaattcttaaattttttcgCTATCTGAATATATGGAAATTcctaatggtttttttttttttcaaattaattttattgtgGCCAAAATACCACCTACATTTCTATATTAAATCCACACACttttattagttcaaatttttgcATTCTTCTAgttccaatttttttcattcatttccataaGTAcatattggtttttattttaaaggtaATACAAATTCTTATTTACTTGCTTTATTCAATTATgctttttataacaaaattcagtcatttttaaaattgaactCAATTAAATGTTTATATTTCATCCCATGTATTCGTAATATAtatgatgggactgacgaagtgaAACATAGACGAGCTGGCCTCACGGACGAACCTAACCCGTTATCGTCATCATCAGAGGAAGAGTTAAGGCCAttgaatgctgccaataaagcatcaaccgttacaagaccagctggacgaaccaacGGGAAGGCATTAACACCCATTACTTCCCTGAAGACGTTATCAGAAGAGGCATTAATGCCCCAACGGatacaatccccaagggtatataaaaccttctcaacaccaaaacaaggtacacaCAAAAGAACtacatcacaattttaactaCTTTTATTCCTGATATTTCAACAACTGTCTTTTTCcatactgactttatcatcggaggtgttgtggcaggcaccacaccggtgaccacttgaataAATTCCTGCTCCCGCAGGTTCGTCAGAGTACTTAcaggagccatctggacgaatcccagcaaatcaacgagatattgcttcatcagtttggcgccgtctgtgggaaacaaCTTTCTCGTACAACAAGAACACAGTTCCTACCAgctccagatggaatccaaccaggaCTCAGCGGCCTTGGCGCAGCAAGTCCGAAATCTCGCagccaccgtcgaagaacttACAAGACAGAATCAAGAGATGAGACAGAGGTTATAGCAAGAAGAGAACCGGTCAAGAGCTGTTCAAGAGGAGGAAGGGGATAGCCATGGAAGAAGTGACCGACGAAGAACGGTAACCCCAGAAGAGCAGCATTCTGACATCCTCCAGgagatgaggaaggagatggatgaattaagaaaCGCGATCAAAGAGAAGACTGATCGAAGCCTGGATAAAATGGTCAGAGCGACGGACTCCCCTTTTACCATGGCAGTCTTAGAACGACCAGTACCGGCGAAATTTCGACTACCTCAGCTTGAGCCTTTTGACGGGCTTAAAgacccccaagatcaccttaacaccttcaagacgaccttaggccttcaacagccccctgacgagatcatgtgtcgttcattccccactacgctgaagggagctggacgagaatggttcacgagattgcccACTTCGTCCATCGACAATTTTGAGCAGTTAAGTAGTGCTTTCCTGCGCCATTTCGTCGGGGGGCAACGTCCCAAAagaccagcggatcacctactcactattaagcaaggagagagggagaccttgcgaTCATATGTAAAACGCTTCACTCGGGAGACTCTAGAGGTGGACGATGCAGACGATAAGGTCCAGCTGACGACATTTAAGGCAGGGCTTAAGTCTAGAGAATTCGTCGTCTCGTTAGCA
This genomic interval carries:
- the LOC142619020 gene encoding uncharacterized protein LOC142619020 produces the protein MAMHSGRLIQDQNFLFPHNGSSVGSRTNVLKGKGGLGGRRPLGDLSNSGKPDLNHAPKKKTSKNLTFIGEESGASQIRNDTSKKKSISKASEKVKTGTRKALSDISNSSKPHLYGASKKNLNQKFSVAAQEALHPIAEEQFLHNHQECIKALTKAMDIDEFLTTVGLDNDLSKCLASPCAAPPVCSKLKPESPLKYFEFEEMAELLIEDDGSSWKHELSGMPASPPPFKTPRSLNHITPWKDCDFINFKLMETPEVTKN
- the LOC142619756 gene encoding proline--tRNA ligase, chloroplastic/mitochondrial, whose protein sequence is MVVSLSLRLPSLTSLFSPVTTTTANSLRRRSPAFLRRSRSHRFQSQQLPPPPPLLAARFSSAAETASEEQRVDSNAKSRVNPDRDRVITPRSQDFNAWYLDVIANAELADYGPVRGTMVIRPYGYAIWEAIQEYLNVRFKETGHSNMYFPQFIPYSFIEKEASHVEGFSPELALVTIGGGKELEEKLVVRPTSETMVNHMFTQWIHSYRDLPLMVNQWVNVTRWEHRTKPFVRTLEFLWQEGHTAHATPEEAEKEAMQMISVYTKFAYEQAAIPVIVGRKSRVETFAGASMTYTIEAMMGDRKALQAGTSHNLGQNFSRAFETQFTDENGQRQHVWQTSWAISTRFVGGIIMTHGDDAGLMLPPRVAPIQVVIIPIWKKDNDKVAVLDAASSVKEVLQTAGVKVKLDDTDQRTPGWKFNFWEMKGVPLRIEIGPRDVSSGSVVISRRDIPGKQGKVFGISMEPSSLEAYVKDKLDEIQSALLEQATSFRDSNIVDVSSYDELKVAISQGKWARGPWSASDEDELKVKEETGATLRCFPFEQPQGNKTCLMTGNPAEEVAIFAKSY